The proteins below come from a single Chitinophaga pinensis DSM 2588 genomic window:
- a CDS encoding TetR/AcrR family transcriptional regulator, which translates to MKFTPRSETTRQLIIESVANLMNRQGYAGTSITDLEKATGLTKGSIYGNFENKEQIAYAVFDYNLLRLRQAISNAMDKCGTYKDKLLANIAVYYGSMDSSGGGCPMMNTAVEADDTHEGLRKRAAEGLLRWKQDLTAVIEKGMAANEFKKDTDVQKTALTIIALIEGAILIGKATQNPVFLDVILTTAKETVQGISQH; encoded by the coding sequence ATGAAATTCACTCCCAGATCCGAAACGACCAGGCAATTAATTATAGAATCAGTCGCTAACCTGATGAACAGACAGGGATATGCCGGTACGTCTATTACGGATCTGGAGAAGGCAACCGGGTTGACAAAGGGCAGTATCTATGGTAATTTTGAAAATAAGGAGCAGATTGCTTATGCTGTGTTTGATTATAACCTGCTCCGGCTGAGGCAGGCTATCAGCAATGCGATGGACAAGTGTGGTACTTATAAGGATAAATTACTGGCTAATATCGCGGTATATTATGGTAGTATGGATAGCAGCGGTGGCGGCTGTCCGATGATGAATACTGCGGTTGAAGCAGATGATACGCATGAAGGTCTGAGAAAGAGAGCTGCTGAAGGTTTACTGAGATGGAAGCAGGATTTGACCGCTGTCATTGAAAAAGGTATGGCTGCCAATGAATTTAAAAAAGATACCGACGTACAAAAAACAGCACTCACCATTATCGCCCTGATAGAAGGCGCTATTCTGATAGGTAAAGCCACGCAGAATCCCGTTTTCCTTGATGTAATACTCACCACTGCCAAAGAGACCGTCCAGGGCATTTCCCAACATTAA
- a CDS encoding aldo/keto reductase, with amino-acid sequence MNYKIFGKKSGLRVSELVLGTGNFGTRWGHGATPEESKKVFDAYVAAGGNFIDTADGYQVGESEELLSGFIADKRNDLVLASKFSTGGSTLLTTGNSRKNIVRSVEASLKRLNTDRLDLYWAHIDDRQTPVEEIVRGLDDLVQSGKIVYAGFSNYPAWKTANASLMADLRGWAPIVGIQIEYNLIERTPDRELLPMAEALGLGVAFWSPLAGGTLTGKYRTPATNKDSRLEKWGDFLVKGEKTNRETLILDTLTDIAGTHQAKLLHVALAWLRQIYKPNELSTVTIIGPRNQEQLQDNLDSLQVTLSEDEIKRLSDVSAISLGSPHEIITASQQLIFGAGSGHTQS; translated from the coding sequence ATGAACTATAAGATCTTCGGAAAGAAGTCAGGCCTGCGTGTGTCTGAGCTTGTACTAGGAACTGGTAATTTCGGTACGCGCTGGGGACATGGCGCTACCCCGGAAGAATCGAAGAAGGTATTCGACGCGTATGTTGCCGCTGGGGGCAACTTTATTGATACAGCTGACGGGTACCAGGTAGGAGAATCTGAAGAGCTCCTGTCGGGTTTTATTGCTGATAAAAGAAATGACCTGGTACTAGCTTCTAAATTTAGCACCGGCGGTTCTACATTGCTGACTACAGGTAATAGCCGCAAGAACATCGTCCGTTCTGTTGAAGCAAGTCTTAAGCGTCTTAATACGGATAGACTGGACTTGTACTGGGCGCATATTGATGACAGGCAGACACCTGTAGAGGAAATTGTCCGCGGTTTAGATGATCTTGTACAAAGCGGAAAGATCGTTTATGCAGGCTTTTCAAACTATCCTGCCTGGAAAACCGCCAATGCCTCCCTCATGGCCGATCTGCGCGGCTGGGCGCCGATTGTAGGTATTCAGATAGAATACAACCTGATTGAACGTACGCCTGATAGGGAATTGCTGCCGATGGCAGAAGCATTAGGCCTTGGAGTCGCCTTCTGGTCACCGCTCGCCGGAGGTACACTCACCGGAAAATATCGTACACCTGCAACAAACAAAGACTCCCGGCTGGAAAAATGGGGCGACTTTCTTGTTAAAGGCGAAAAAACCAACCGAGAGACGCTTATACTGGATACGCTTACCGATATTGCCGGCACGCATCAGGCAAAATTGCTCCATGTGGCATTGGCATGGTTACGTCAGATTTATAAACCTAACGAATTGTCAACAGTAACCATTATCGGTCCTCGTAACCAGGAGCAATTACAGGATAACCTCGACTCATTACAGGTAACGCTCAGTGAAGACGAGATCAAAAGACTCAGCGACGTGAGTGCCATCTCATTGGGATCACCGCATGAAATTATTACAGCTTCCCAGCAGCTCATCTTTGGCGCGGGGTCAGGACATACACAATCCTGA
- a CDS encoding carboxylesterase/lipase family protein has product MNCSSFRALISCLCLLPALTLSAQSTTVIKTSRGYVRGAVEKDVTVFKGIPYAAPPVGALRFKAPVETPAWKDTLSCTSFGAPAAQYNGENQGVRGDENCLTLNLYTPDVLPAKKMPVVVWVHGGGMTGGSGMGMNGHAFADKDSIICITINYRLGVFGFLYMGDIPGYETSGNNGLQDCMMALQWIRKNIRAFGGDPSRVSVMGESAGAKLISALLVAPAAKGSFRQLILESGSVNCIRDIATAKAIRQRLMDTLGISDPAALLQLPATTLIPAQAKILGGPKGTNYFGPVTDGLVIKEDALAYVKKHPKKKVRVLLGTNKAEAILFMNMDRRLYTPDSASLSDWFGDNYKYSYAAWKRIQDRPKDTAAIITLSRYMYQLHTFRLAKALAAASRNVWLYSFQQPKNGAPATHADELAYIWYIPGEGHPPANPALATLMHQQWCDFIKGRQLWPHYDAAKTGMVFGENSHVTTPDDYEDPEHPTMGFILHGK; this is encoded by the coding sequence ATGAATTGTTCCTCGTTTCGCGCGCTCATTTCCTGTTTGTGCCTGCTACCGGCGCTTACGCTTTCTGCTCAGTCCACCACTGTTATCAAAACAAGCCGCGGTTATGTGCGCGGTGCTGTTGAAAAAGATGTCACGGTTTTTAAAGGTATTCCTTATGCGGCGCCACCTGTCGGTGCACTACGTTTCAAAGCGCCTGTCGAAACACCTGCCTGGAAGGATACCTTATCCTGTACCAGCTTTGGTGCTCCCGCCGCTCAATACAACGGGGAGAACCAGGGTGTAAGAGGCGATGAAAACTGTCTGACGCTAAACCTCTATACGCCTGACGTTCTACCTGCTAAAAAGATGCCTGTCGTAGTATGGGTACATGGCGGCGGTATGACTGGTGGCAGCGGTATGGGGATGAATGGCCATGCATTCGCAGATAAAGACAGCATCATCTGTATTACGATCAATTATCGTTTAGGTGTATTCGGCTTTCTCTATATGGGTGATATTCCCGGGTATGAAACATCGGGGAATAACGGTCTGCAGGATTGTATGATGGCTTTACAATGGATCAGGAAAAATATCCGTGCTTTCGGCGGCGATCCTTCGAGGGTAAGTGTGATGGGAGAATCCGCCGGGGCAAAACTAATATCTGCGTTACTGGTGGCTCCTGCCGCAAAAGGTAGTTTTCGTCAGTTGATACTGGAAAGCGGCTCCGTGAACTGTATCCGTGATATTGCCACCGCAAAAGCCATACGGCAGCGGCTGATGGATACCTTAGGTATCAGTGATCCGGCGGCACTGCTGCAGTTACCGGCTACCACCCTGATACCGGCACAGGCGAAGATATTAGGCGGGCCGAAAGGCACTAATTACTTTGGTCCGGTTACAGACGGCCTTGTCATCAAAGAAGATGCACTGGCTTATGTGAAAAAACATCCTAAAAAAAAGGTACGGGTACTGTTGGGTACCAATAAAGCGGAAGCGATCCTTTTTATGAATATGGACCGTCGTCTGTATACACCGGATTCCGCTTCGCTGAGCGACTGGTTTGGTGATAATTACAAGTATAGTTATGCCGCCTGGAAACGCATCCAGGACCGTCCGAAAGATACTGCTGCCATCATCACGTTAAGCCGTTATATGTACCAGTTACATACTTTCCGGCTGGCAAAAGCACTGGCTGCCGCTAGTAGAAACGTGTGGTTGTATTCGTTTCAACAGCCCAAGAATGGGGCACCTGCGACACATGCCGACGAACTGGCCTATATCTGGTATATTCCTGGTGAAGGTCATCCCCCTGCTAATCCGGCCCTGGCGACACTGATGCATCAACAGTGGTGTGATTTCATCAAAGGCCGTCAGCTATGGCCGCATTACGATGCTGCTAAAACAGGGATGGTTTTCGGTGAAAACAGCCATGTTACCACACCAGATGACTACGAAGATCCGGAGCATCCTACCATGGGCTTTATCCTGCATGGCAAATGA
- a CDS encoding alpha/beta fold hydrolase, whose amino-acid sequence MLRTIILFTILLTMTQLTTNAQTSSTGHYAAVNGLKLYYEIHGTGMPLVLLHGGGSTIETTYGRVLPSLALHHKVIAIELQAHGHTADIDRPMTFEQDADDVATLLQQLQISKADIMGFSNGATTALQIAIRHPALVNKLVLASPLYRRDGMSPGFFEGMAQATLAQMPAPLADAYRKINPDPKGLEAMFMRDSRRMLAFTDIPDTLIKGIEAPALVINGYSDVITSEHVLLLSRTLPHAQLAILPGGHGDYIGEICAPDKNSKMPLLVVEMIDEFLQK is encoded by the coding sequence ATGCTGAGAACAATCATTCTCTTCACAATCCTCCTGACAATGACACAGTTAACGACGAATGCACAAACATCTTCTACGGGTCATTATGCGGCAGTCAACGGCCTCAAACTGTATTATGAGATCCATGGCACAGGGATGCCCCTGGTCCTCTTACACGGTGGCGGCTCTACCATTGAAACAACCTATGGCCGCGTCTTACCGTCACTGGCCCTACATCATAAAGTAATTGCAATAGAGTTACAGGCCCATGGTCATACCGCGGATATAGACCGCCCTATGACCTTCGAACAGGATGCCGATGACGTGGCTACGCTGCTGCAACAATTACAGATCAGCAAGGCCGATATAATGGGCTTCAGCAATGGCGCTACCACTGCCTTACAGATAGCTATCCGTCACCCTGCCCTGGTCAATAAACTGGTACTGGCCTCTCCGCTGTACAGAAGGGATGGGATGTCTCCGGGCTTCTTTGAAGGCATGGCACAGGCTACCTTAGCACAGATGCCGGCGCCGCTCGCAGATGCCTACCGGAAGATCAACCCGGACCCGAAAGGACTGGAAGCAATGTTCATGCGCGATTCCAGGCGTATGCTCGCATTCACAGACATTCCTGACACCTTGATCAAAGGCATAGAGGCGCCTGCATTGGTGATCAATGGTTACAGTGACGTTATTACCAGTGAACATGTATTGCTGCTATCACGTACCCTCCCACATGCACAACTCGCGATCCTGCCGGGTGGTCATGGGGATTATATCGGGGAGATCTGCGCGCCTGATAAAAACAGTAAAATGCCGCTTTTAGTGGTCGAAATGATCGATGAATTCCTGCAGAAATAA
- a CDS encoding TetR/AcrR family transcriptional regulator, with translation MSKGKNTRQFIIEQTAPLFNTKGVAATAITDIMEVTNLAKGSLYVHFANKEELAYCAVDYNLQQFVEKTGAEAQKYSGAKEKFFALLDYLGDPLNPPVKGGCPMMNFGMEADDTNPVIREKVYNTICTVQQAMTDIVEQGIAEGTFNKDWDVKVFVTKAYAMIEGGILVSRVSGNSDQMNLLVGLLKAEIAAQVIKS, from the coding sequence ATGAGTAAGGGTAAAAATACAAGGCAGTTCATTATTGAGCAGACAGCGCCGCTTTTTAATACAAAAGGGGTAGCAGCGACAGCGATCACGGATATTATGGAAGTGACGAATCTGGCAAAAGGCAGTCTTTATGTGCATTTTGCCAACAAGGAAGAACTGGCTTATTGTGCAGTAGATTATAACCTCCAGCAATTCGTAGAGAAAACCGGTGCAGAGGCACAGAAATATAGCGGTGCAAAAGAAAAGTTTTTTGCCTTACTCGACTATCTGGGCGACCCGTTGAACCCTCCTGTAAAAGGTGGTTGTCCGATGATGAATTTTGGGATGGAAGCAGATGATACCAATCCTGTGATCAGGGAGAAAGTATACAACACCATCTGTACGGTACAACAGGCAATGACTGATATCGTAGAACAAGGTATTGCAGAAGGTACATTCAATAAAGACTGGGATGTAAAGGTCTTTGTGACGAAAGCCTATGCGATGATAGAAGGAGGCATCCTGGTATCCAGGGTATCAGGGAACAGCGATCAGATGAACCTGCTGGTGGGTCTGTTAAAGGCTGAAATAGCGGCACAGGTGATTAAAAGCTAA
- a CDS encoding alpha/beta fold hydrolase, whose product MSTHTHVTAPTQYIQVKGNKLAYRRYGSGKGLPMVFMQHFTGTMDNWDPAVMDALAKDREVIIFNTTGISSSEGEPKNNTAAIASDAAAFIDALGLQQIDLLGFSMGSFAAQQLTLDRPELVRKLILVGSGPRGGEGLDTFSPLVWDILSRTYDPADELLLDTFFTPSEASQQAGRRFLDRIRARVENRDPAISDKVVPAQLAAITAWGTKHEGSYDYLKEIKVPVLIVSGHDDIIFPTVNNYILQQHLPDAQLIIYPDTNHGSIYQYPELFVIQVNLFLKGIA is encoded by the coding sequence ATGAGCACACATACGCATGTGACGGCACCGACACAATACATACAGGTTAAGGGTAATAAACTGGCTTATCGCCGTTATGGCAGTGGTAAAGGTCTGCCAATGGTCTTTATGCAACACTTTACCGGTACCATGGATAACTGGGATCCGGCAGTGATGGATGCACTGGCCAAAGACAGGGAAGTCATTATCTTCAATACCACCGGCATTTCCAGTTCTGAAGGTGAACCTAAAAACAACACCGCAGCTATTGCCAGCGATGCGGCTGCCTTTATCGATGCACTGGGTCTGCAACAGATAGATCTGTTAGGCTTTTCTATGGGAAGTTTCGCTGCTCAACAGCTGACATTAGATCGTCCGGAGCTGGTACGGAAACTGATACTGGTAGGTTCTGGTCCAAGGGGCGGTGAAGGATTGGATACATTCAGTCCGCTGGTATGGGACATTTTAAGCAGGACTTATGACCCGGCTGATGAACTGTTACTGGACACCTTCTTTACACCTTCTGAAGCCAGTCAACAGGCAGGCCGCCGTTTCCTGGACAGGATCAGGGCCAGGGTAGAAAACCGGGATCCGGCTATCAGCGATAAGGTGGTACCGGCACAACTGGCCGCTATCACCGCCTGGGGCACTAAACACGAAGGTTCTTATGATTACCTCAAGGAGATCAAAGTTCCTGTGCTGATCGTCAGCGGTCATGATGATATCATCTTCCCGACCGTCAACAATTATATCCTCCAGCAACACCTTCCGGATGCGCAACTGATTATTTATCCTGATACAAATCATGGCTCCATCTATCAATATCCGGAGCTATTTGTAATACAGGTGAATCTCTTCCTGAAAGGCATTGCCTGA
- a CDS encoding AsmA family protein gives MLNGRMKRIALKTLKIVSASVLGILILLFLLPLLFPGAVSKKIKTWANNSISTELNFSKARLSFFNHFPSLTLTLYDVSLKGSAPFEHDTLVTANAVSLGVNLGSVFSKTLRIDEIYLTKGNIHVLVDGEGRPNYNVYQSSAGAKESADSSGASLKIERIQLDHCGIIYHDKSLGLYIRAREVNYLGKGDLESSQFDLFSKINIASLDLSYGEVPYIQSKKLNGDLITRINTKSLNFSFERNDLKINQLPVKLNGAFSFLRNGYKMDFRLSSGASTLAALFSALPADYVSWMEQTEIKGDAEVSASLTGNYIAKTNKMPDFSFNIKVRDGVIAHTGASSKVQQLRLDFQTKLPQMNTEKFYVSLDSLYFTLDKGFFSSSMNMTGLYRPDIHARMEADIDMQQWGEAMGWDKFDLKGQFHAHLKADGRYIQYAVNNGPGHESDVAISSIPAFDFSSSLTNGYIKFDKVREPVHNIAFDVKANCPDNNYANIRVDVSKLNAEVLNNYIKGYLLLANGQQPQVDANLKAVLHMADVEKFYPLDGIDLSGDLNINILSKGIYKPAASLFPVTTAALHMNNGTLQTKYYKHPIEKINVNAVLTDTSGSLQSLKVDIKPVSFAFEGQTFTLKAALDNFDNLRYNILASGIIDLGRIYKVLGKEGYDVEGMIKTDLSLQGTQADAMSGQYANLNNKGSLTVRDVTITAARFPLPFHIENGVFRFEEDKMWFDKFDLRYGQSDIQLNGHLYNLIGYATQKNQQLRGAFSLKSNYLLADELKSYGQEESDGTPEPPHVVNIPANLSLSLTANAEKVRFSGIDISKFHGQLLVDNGSLQLNKTGFSIIGAPVAMDAVYTPLSEQSAAFDYRINARQFDIKRAYNEIRLFHDMATSAGAASGIVGLDYHVNGRLDENMHIVYSSLKGEGVLSLKKIKVKGFRMLNAVGNTTNRKDIKDPSLSEVDIRSSIANNIITIERTKLRIAGFRPRFEGQVSFDGRLNMKGRVGLPPFGILGIPFNVTGTQKNPVVKLKRGNAKDSLDREDAE, from the coding sequence ATGCTTAATGGAAGAATGAAGAGAATCGCGTTGAAAACGCTGAAAATTGTTTCGGCGTCAGTCCTGGGAATATTAATACTGCTTTTTTTATTACCATTATTATTTCCCGGAGCGGTCTCCAAGAAAATAAAGACCTGGGCCAATAACAGCATCAGCACGGAATTGAACTTTTCAAAGGCAAGACTGTCTTTCTTTAATCACTTTCCCTCTCTGACGCTTACTTTGTACGATGTCAGTCTGAAAGGCTCCGCACCCTTCGAACATGACACCCTCGTAACCGCCAATGCGGTTTCCCTGGGAGTGAACCTGGGTAGCGTCTTCTCTAAAACGCTCAGAATCGATGAGATATACCTGACCAAAGGTAATATTCACGTCCTGGTAGATGGAGAAGGGCGTCCCAACTATAACGTCTATCAGTCATCCGCCGGGGCAAAGGAATCGGCCGACAGCAGCGGAGCTTCTTTAAAAATCGAACGCATTCAGCTGGATCATTGCGGCATTATTTACCATGATAAATCCCTCGGACTATATATCCGTGCCCGTGAAGTCAATTACCTGGGTAAAGGTGACCTGGAGTCTTCACAGTTTGACCTGTTCTCCAAGATCAATATTGCCTCCCTAGATCTTTCCTATGGGGAAGTACCTTATATACAGTCTAAAAAGCTAAATGGTGACCTGATCACCCGTATTAATACGAAGTCGCTGAATTTCAGCTTTGAAAGGAATGACCTGAAGATTAACCAATTGCCTGTTAAACTGAACGGTGCGTTCAGCTTCCTCAGAAATGGGTATAAAATGGATTTCAGACTCAGTTCCGGGGCTTCCACATTAGCCGCTTTGTTCAGTGCCCTGCCGGCTGATTATGTATCCTGGATGGAGCAGACTGAAATAAAAGGGGATGCAGAAGTAAGTGCCTCATTGACAGGTAACTATATCGCGAAGACGAATAAAATGCCTGACTTCAGCTTTAATATTAAGGTAAGGGACGGCGTGATCGCACATACCGGCGCTTCCAGTAAAGTACAACAGTTACGACTTGATTTTCAGACGAAACTGCCGCAGATGAATACAGAGAAATTCTATGTGAGTCTTGATTCTCTGTACTTTACACTGGATAAAGGCTTTTTCAGTTCATCGATGAATATGACAGGTCTCTACAGACCTGACATCCACGCCCGCATGGAAGCAGACATTGATATGCAGCAATGGGGGGAAGCGATGGGTTGGGATAAATTCGATCTGAAAGGACAGTTCCATGCACACCTGAAAGCCGATGGCCGCTATATACAATATGCAGTGAATAATGGTCCGGGACATGAATCAGATGTGGCTATCAGCAGCATCCCTGCGTTTGATTTCAGTTCCAGTCTCACGAATGGGTATATCAAGTTTGACAAGGTCAGGGAACCTGTTCACAATATCGCATTTGATGTAAAAGCAAACTGTCCGGATAATAACTATGCCAACATCCGGGTGGACGTTAGCAAGCTGAATGCGGAAGTGCTCAATAACTATATTAAAGGATACCTCTTGCTCGCGAATGGGCAGCAGCCACAGGTAGATGCGAATCTGAAGGCCGTACTGCACATGGCGGATGTGGAGAAATTCTATCCGCTGGATGGTATCGATCTGAGTGGTGATCTGAATATCAATATCTTAAGTAAAGGTATTTATAAACCTGCGGCAAGCCTGTTCCCGGTAACCACGGCAGCACTGCACATGAATAACGGTACCCTGCAAACGAAATACTACAAACATCCTATTGAAAAGATCAATGTGAATGCGGTACTGACAGATACCTCCGGTAGTTTGCAGTCCCTGAAAGTAGATATCAAACCAGTCTCTTTTGCCTTTGAAGGTCAGACATTTACACTGAAAGCAGCCCTGGATAATTTTGACAACTTACGCTATAATATCCTGGCCAGCGGTATCATTGATCTGGGGCGTATTTATAAAGTACTAGGCAAGGAAGGCTATGATGTAGAAGGCATGATCAAAACAGATCTTTCCTTACAGGGTACACAGGCAGATGCCATGAGCGGACAATACGCCAATCTCAATAATAAAGGTTCGCTGACTGTCAGAGATGTCACCATCACGGCTGCCCGTTTCCCTTTACCCTTCCATATCGAAAACGGTGTATTCCGCTTTGAAGAAGACAAGATGTGGTTTGACAAATTCGACCTCCGTTATGGTCAGTCGGATATCCAGTTGAATGGTCATCTGTATAACCTGATCGGCTACGCCACACAGAAGAACCAGCAACTAAGAGGGGCGTTCAGCCTGAAAAGTAATTACCTGCTGGCTGATGAATTAAAATCATATGGTCAGGAGGAATCAGACGGTACACCAGAGCCTCCGCATGTAGTCAATATACCTGCTAATCTCTCATTATCGCTAACGGCAAATGCGGAAAAAGTACGTTTTAGTGGCATAGATATCAGCAAATTCCATGGTCAGTTGCTGGTGGATAATGGTAGTCTGCAACTAAACAAAACCGGCTTTAGTATCATCGGCGCTCCGGTAGCGATGGATGCTGTGTACACACCGCTCAGTGAACAATCAGCTGCTTTTGATTACCGTATCAATGCGAGACAGTTTGATATTAAACGCGCCTACAATGAGATCAGGCTGTTTCATGATATGGCGACTTCAGCAGGTGCGGCAAGTGGTATCGTCGGACTGGATTATCATGTCAACGGCCGGCTGGATGAAAACATGCACATTGTTTATTCTTCCTTGAAAGGAGAGGGGGTGTTGTCGCTGAAGAAAATAAAAGTCAAAGGATTCAGGATGTTGAATGCCGTAGGTAATACCACCAACCGCAAAGACATTAAAGATCCCAGTTTGTCAGAAGTAGATATCCGTTCTTCTATTGCAAACAACATCATTACTATTGAACGCACTAAATTGCGTATTGCTGGTTTCAGGCCGCGTTTTGAAGGACAGGTCAGCTTTGATGGCCGCCTGAATATGAAAGGACGCGTCGGATTACCGCCGTTTGGTATTCTGGGTATTCCTTTCAATGTGACAGGTACACAAAAGAATCCGGTAGTGAAATTGAAACGTGGCAATGCGAAGGATTCGCTGGATAGAGAGGACGCTGAATAA
- a CDS encoding RNA polymerase sigma factor: protein MEDIKELITLCAANDRLGQEKLYRKFYPALFLLCRKFFPVQEDALEALNDGMLKVFKNIGRYNDDKGEFFNWVYTIVRNTALDKLKVNGWPRHVEVDEIIIPDNDNPLTALESSDIYKLLDVLPPATRAICILFYLEGCQIPEIAAQLELSAGTVKWHLSEVRKRLKPVLLQYYKK, encoded by the coding sequence TTGGAAGATATTAAGGAGCTGATAACATTATGTGCCGCTAATGACCGTCTTGGTCAGGAGAAACTTTACCGTAAGTTTTATCCCGCGTTGTTTCTATTGTGCCGGAAGTTTTTCCCGGTACAGGAAGACGCATTGGAAGCATTGAACGATGGTATGCTAAAGGTTTTTAAGAACATCGGTAGGTACAATGACGATAAGGGAGAATTCTTTAACTGGGTCTATACGATCGTACGCAATACGGCACTGGACAAACTCAAGGTCAACGGATGGCCCAGGCATGTGGAAGTGGACGAGATCATCATTCCGGATAATGATAATCCGCTGACAGCCCTGGAGTCGTCGGACATTTATAAGCTACTGGATGTCCTGCCACCAGCTACAAGAGCGATCTGCATTTTATTCTACCTGGAAGGCTGTCAGATACCAGAGATCGCAGCACAGCTGGAGCTGAGTGCAGGCACCGTCAAGTGGCATCTGAGCGAGGTAAGAAAGCGGTTGAAACCAGTTTTATTACAGTATTATAAAAAATAG
- a CDS encoding aminotransferase class V-fold PLP-dependent enzyme, with the protein MDIQKIRRDTIGCEQLIHLNNAGAALMPAVVANGIRDYISAEETGGGYETADKYSAELDQFYTYMAKLLHCRSENIAFTTNATDSFNRALSAVPFKQGDVILTTENDYPSNFIAFISLQKRLGIEIVTVRNTPSGETDLEDLEQKINTLQPRLVSVTHVPTSSGLVQPVAAIGNITKRYDTLYLLDACQSVGQLAVDAIATGADFISGTFRKFLRGPRGAGFLYISDKALQSGLEPLFPDLRGAEWTGIHAYTHREDAKRFEDWETAFALMAGSTAAIKYLLDIGIQEVQTRNETLTAYLRHQLGNVPGVQLQDKGKHPCSIVTFSIANQEPERFKQYFKQHGVNIYTTARSSAIIDFTQKGIEWVARVSPHYYNTEAEIDRFMQLLTAIA; encoded by the coding sequence ATGGATATTCAAAAGATCAGAAGAGATACTATCGGCTGTGAACAGCTAATTCATTTGAATAATGCAGGTGCCGCGCTGATGCCGGCAGTGGTAGCCAATGGTATCAGGGATTATATTTCAGCAGAAGAAACCGGCGGTGGTTATGAGACTGCTGACAAGTACAGCGCTGAACTGGATCAGTTCTATACCTACATGGCCAAACTGTTGCATTGCAGATCCGAAAACATCGCCTTTACCACCAATGCTACTGACAGCTTCAACCGTGCCTTGTCTGCCGTGCCATTCAAACAGGGAGACGTCATCCTGACGACAGAAAACGACTACCCTTCTAATTTTATCGCCTTTATTTCTCTGCAGAAAAGACTGGGAATAGAGATCGTCACAGTGCGAAATACACCTTCCGGTGAAACTGACCTGGAAGACCTGGAACAAAAGATCAACACACTTCAACCACGCCTTGTGTCAGTCACACATGTACCTACCAGTTCCGGACTCGTACAACCGGTAGCCGCAATCGGTAATATCACTAAACGTTATGATACTTTGTATCTGCTGGATGCGTGTCAATCCGTCGGACAACTAGCCGTTGACGCCATTGCTACAGGCGCTGATTTCATCAGCGGCACCTTCCGTAAATTCCTGCGGGGCCCCAGAGGCGCTGGCTTTTTATATATCTCTGATAAAGCATTACAAAGCGGATTAGAACCATTGTTCCCGGATCTGAGAGGCGCCGAATGGACCGGTATCCATGCCTATACACACCGGGAAGATGCCAAACGTTTTGAAGACTGGGAAACAGCCTTTGCGCTGATGGCGGGAAGTACTGCTGCCATAAAATACCTGCTGGATATAGGAATACAGGAGGTGCAAACCCGGAATGAAACGCTTACCGCTTACCTGCGGCATCAGCTAGGCAATGTACCTGGCGTACAGTTACAGGACAAAGGAAAACACCCCTGCAGTATCGTTACCTTCAGTATAGCGAACCAGGAACCGGAGCGTTTCAAACAATATTTCAAACAACACGGCGTCAATATTTACACCACTGCCAGGTCGTCTGCTATCATTGATTTCACACAGAAGGGCATTGAATGGGTGGCAAGAGTATCACCGCACTATTACAACACGGAAGCAGAGATCGACCGGTTTATGCAACTGCTGACTGCGATCGCTTAA